A portion of the Roseovarius sp. SCSIO 43702 genome contains these proteins:
- the argH gene encoding argininosuccinate lyase, which yields MTKKTSNQMWGGRFADGPDAIMEAINASIGFDKRMAAQDIRGSRAHAAMLGATGIVSDSDARAMREGLLTVLSEIEEGRFEFSTALEDIHMNVESRLKEIIGEPAGRLHTGRSRNDQVATDFRLWVRDQFDAVEEALISLIRAFLAQAEAGAEWVMPGFTHLQTAQPVTWGHHMMAYVEMMGRDLSRVRDGRARMNECPLGTAALAGTSFPIDREMTARELGFDRPCANSLDAVSDRDFALEFLSVASICAMHLSRLAEELVIWSSAQFRFVALSDRFSTGSSIMPQKKNPDAAELIRAKIGRIFGANVALMTVMKGLPLAYSKDMQEDKEQVFDAADNLMLALAAMDGMVRDMTANREALEAAAGAGFSTATDLADWLVRVLNMPFREAHHVTGTLVAKAEAKGVDLPDLSLEDMQSVHSDITGDIFEVLGVHNSVASRTSYGGTAPEQVRAQVARWKESLG from the coding sequence ATGACCAAGAAGACCTCGAACCAGATGTGGGGCGGCCGCTTTGCGGATGGCCCCGATGCGATCATGGAGGCTATTAACGCCTCCATCGGGTTTGACAAGCGGATGGCCGCGCAGGACATCCGCGGAAGCCGTGCCCACGCCGCTATGCTGGGCGCGACCGGCATCGTCTCAGATAGCGATGCGCGCGCGATGCGGGAAGGGCTTCTCACGGTTCTGTCAGAAATCGAGGAGGGACGGTTCGAGTTCTCGACCGCGCTCGAGGACATTCACATGAACGTGGAATCGCGCCTCAAGGAGATCATCGGGGAACCCGCTGGGCGGCTCCACACGGGGCGGTCGCGCAACGACCAGGTGGCGACCGATTTCCGGCTCTGGGTCCGCGATCAGTTCGACGCGGTGGAAGAGGCGCTCATCAGTCTCATCCGTGCCTTCCTCGCGCAGGCCGAGGCCGGGGCCGAATGGGTCATGCCGGGCTTCACCCATCTTCAGACCGCGCAGCCCGTCACTTGGGGGCATCACATGATGGCCTATGTCGAGATGATGGGCCGCGACCTCAGTCGCGTGCGCGACGGGCGGGCGCGCATGAACGAATGCCCGCTCGGGACCGCCGCGCTGGCCGGCACGTCCTTTCCCATCGACCGCGAGATGACGGCGCGCGAGCTTGGTTTCGACCGGCCCTGCGCCAACTCGCTCGACGCGGTGAGCGACCGGGATTTCGCGCTGGAATTCCTGAGCGTGGCCTCGATCTGTGCCATGCACCTCAGCCGCCTTGCCGAAGAGCTTGTCATCTGGTCGTCGGCACAGTTCCGGTTCGTCGCGCTGAGCGACAGGTTCTCGACCGGCTCGTCGATCATGCCGCAAAAGAAGAACCCCGACGCGGCCGAGCTTATCCGCGCCAAGATCGGGCGCATCTTCGGGGCGAACGTGGCGCTGATGACGGTGATGAAGGGCCTTCCGCTGGCCTATTCCAAGGACATGCAGGAGGACAAGGAGCAGGTGTTCGACGCTGCCGACAACCTCATGCTGGCGCTTGCCGCGATGGACGGGATGGTGCGCGACATGACGGCAAATCGCGAGGCGCTCGAGGCCGCCGCGGGGGCCGGTTTCTCGACCGCGACGGATCTTGCAGACTGGCTTGTGCGGGTGCTGAACATGCCCTTCCGCGAGGCGCATCACGTGACCGGCACCCTCGTCGCCAAGGCCGAGGCGAAGGGCGTCGATCTGCCCGATCTGAGCCTCGAGGACATGCAATCGGTGCATTCCGACATCACCGGTGATATCTTTGAGGTGCTTGGCGTGCACAATTCGGTCGCGTCCCGCACCAGCTATGGCGGAACCGCGCCCGAGCAGGTGCGCGCGCAGGTGGCGCGGTGGAAGGAGTCATTGGGATGA
- a CDS encoding DUF2834 domain-containing protein, with product MKWLFLALAVWGAVHPMWYFLTWFEANGYDLGAMVDAWHANSATSGLVWDLTIAATALTIWVVWESATRRDWLRLLAVPATFCIGVSCGLPLYLYLRMRQR from the coding sequence GTGAAATGGCTCTTCCTGGCCCTTGCAGTCTGGGGCGCGGTGCATCCGATGTGGTATTTCCTGACATGGTTCGAGGCCAATGGCTATGACCTGGGCGCCATGGTCGATGCGTGGCATGCCAACAGCGCCACGAGCGGGTTGGTCTGGGATCTGACCATCGCGGCGACGGCCTTGACGATTTGGGTGGTGTGGGAAAGCGCCACTCGCCGCGACTGGTTGCGCCTGCTGGCTGTCCCGGCCACGTTCTGCATCGGGGTCAGCTGCGGGTTGCCGCTTTATCTTTACCTGCGGATGCGCCAGCGTTAG
- the lysA gene encoding diaminopimelate decarboxylase translates to MDHFLYRDGRLHAEEVPVSDIAAEVGTPFYVYSTATLTRHFRLFDEALEGVDHLVCYAMKAASNQAILKTLAGLGAGMDVVSGGEYARARAAGVPGDRIVFSGVGKTRDEMRMALEGGIRQFNVESEPEMRALDEVARGLGVRAPITVRVNPDVDAKTHAKIATGKSENKFGIPISRAREVYAQAARLEGLEVVGIDVHIGSQITELEPYRQAYEKVADLTRVLRADGHDIRRLDLGGGLGIPYERSNSAPPLPVEYGRLVRETLGDLGCEIEIEPGRLIAGNAGILVSRVIYVKSGEGRDFLILDAAMNDLIRPAMYDAWHDIVPVIEPAPGQEPRPYDVVGPVCETGDTFAKGRMMPELAEGDLVAFRSAGAYGAVMASEYNTRPLIPEVLVHEHQFAVIRARPSFDDMINRDTIPEWL, encoded by the coding sequence ATGGATCATTTTCTCTATCGTGACGGGCGGCTTCATGCCGAGGAGGTGCCCGTCTCGGACATCGCCGCGGAGGTGGGCACGCCCTTCTACGTCTACTCCACGGCGACGCTCACCCGGCACTTCCGCCTGTTCGACGAGGCGCTGGAGGGTGTCGATCACCTTGTCTGCTATGCCATGAAGGCGGCTAGCAACCAGGCCATCCTCAAGACGCTGGCGGGGCTCGGGGCGGGGATGGACGTGGTCTCGGGCGGTGAGTATGCCCGCGCGCGCGCCGCCGGTGTGCCGGGCGATCGCATCGTCTTTTCCGGTGTGGGCAAGACCCGTGACGAGATGCGCATGGCGCTCGAAGGCGGCATCCGGCAGTTCAACGTGGAAAGCGAGCCCGAGATGCGGGCGCTGGACGAGGTGGCGCGCGGGCTGGGGGTGCGCGCGCCGATCACCGTGCGGGTCAACCCGGACGTGGACGCGAAGACCCATGCGAAGATCGCGACCGGAAAATCCGAGAACAAGTTCGGCATCCCGATTTCCCGCGCACGCGAGGTCTATGCGCAGGCGGCCCGGCTCGAGGGGCTCGAGGTCGTGGGGATCGACGTCCATATCGGCAGCCAGATCACCGAGCTCGAGCCATACAGGCAGGCCTACGAGAAGGTGGCCGACCTGACCCGCGTGCTGCGCGCCGACGGGCACGACATCCGCCGCCTCGATCTCGGGGGCGGGCTCGGCATCCCTTACGAGCGGTCCAATTCGGCACCGCCCTTGCCGGTGGAATACGGCCGGCTCGTCAGGGAGACACTGGGCGACCTGGGCTGCGAGATCGAGATCGAGCCGGGGCGGCTCATCGCCGGGAACGCGGGCATCCTGGTGTCGCGCGTGATCTACGTGAAGTCCGGGGAGGGGCGCGATTTTCTCATTCTCGATGCCGCGATGAACGACCTGATCCGGCCCGCCATGTATGACGCCTGGCACGATATCGTGCCCGTGATCGAGCCCGCGCCGGGGCAGGAGCCACGGCCCTATGACGTGGTTGGGCCGGTCTGTGAAACCGGCGACACCTTCGCCAAGGGGCGCATGATGCCCGAGCTTGCCGAGGGCGACCTGGTCGCATTCCGCAGCGCCGGGGCCTACGGCGCGGTGATGGCGAGCGAATACAACACCCGCCCGCTGATCCCCGAGGTCCTGGTCCATGAGCATCAATTCGCCGTCATCCGGGCACGCCCGAGCTTTGACGATATGATAAATCGCGATACCATTCCCGAATGGCTGTGA
- a CDS encoding TIGR02302 family protein, whose amino-acid sequence MTARPDLPPAVLRRLRWPLGLTWCGLLAERVARAFWPAWTVLALALGALMMGAHEAGPLEVVWGALILAIVAFAVFVALGVRKFRWPRRADAMARMDAVMPGRPLAALADSQAVGRGDAASEALWQRHQERMAARAAETRAVEPDLRLSRQDPYGLRYIALLVLMTSLLFGSVLRMGTVGDLAQGDGALVQGPAWEGWIEPPAYTGLPSLYLADQKGTITAPEGSRVTIRFYGEVGALSLSETVSGRTENVGAATDPEQSFTLAQNGELRVNGPGEAAWDVTVVPDRAPEIAFSEEGETTSFDGQMSQPFEVRDDYGVTGGQAVIALDLDAVDRSYGLSADPEPREPIVLDLPLPITGDRAEFAETLVDNLSEHPWAHLPVTVTLEAEDAVGQTGESAAREIRLPARQFFDPLASAIIEMRRDLLWTRDNATRVAQILRAISYRPDDTTFRPRNTYLRLRFILRRLETSLENDALTPEIRDELAQAMWDLAVLIEDGDIGDALERMRQAQERLSEAMRKGATDEEVARLMQELREATEDYLRQKMQQAQRENGADQPQQNGERMELSQQDLQDMMDRIQELMEQGRMAEAQRALEEFQQLMENLQVTQGQQGEGGSEGEQAMEGLADTLREQQGLSDQAFRDLQEQFNPGANAGQSRQNEGSSGGEGRGESHEGQGGRGGGSGVEQGDGSRPQAGEGQGDGTLAERQEALRRELERQRGNLPGVGGEAGEAARDALDRAGEAMRGAEDALRNNDLSEAIDQQSQAMDALREGMRNLGEALAENRSQTPGGQGQAQGREGGQQSDPLGRSPGQGRHAGTQENLLQGEDVYRRARELLDEIRRRSGEGERPEVERDYLRRLLDRF is encoded by the coding sequence ATGACCGCGCGTCCAGACCTGCCACCTGCCGTATTGCGCCGCCTGCGTTGGCCGCTTGGCCTGACGTGGTGCGGCCTGTTGGCCGAGCGCGTGGCGCGGGCGTTCTGGCCGGCGTGGACCGTTCTGGCGCTGGCGCTGGGGGCCCTGATGATGGGCGCGCACGAGGCCGGTCCGCTTGAGGTGGTCTGGGGCGCGTTGATCCTCGCGATCGTGGCCTTCGCGGTGTTCGTGGCCCTCGGGGTCCGAAAGTTCCGCTGGCCGCGTCGCGCGGATGCGATGGCGCGGATGGATGCGGTGATGCCCGGCAGACCGCTGGCCGCGCTTGCGGATTCGCAGGCGGTGGGCCGGGGGGATGCGGCCTCGGAGGCGCTTTGGCAGCGCCACCAGGAGCGGATGGCCGCGCGCGCGGCAGAGACCCGCGCGGTGGAGCCCGACCTGCGCCTGTCGCGGCAGGATCCCTACGGGCTGCGCTACATCGCGCTCCTGGTGCTCATGACCTCGCTCCTCTTCGGGTCGGTCCTTCGGATGGGGACCGTGGGCGATCTCGCGCAGGGCGACGGCGCGCTTGTCCAGGGTCCCGCCTGGGAGGGCTGGATCGAGCCGCCGGCCTATACCGGGTTGCCGAGCCTCTACCTCGCCGACCAGAAGGGCACGATCACGGCGCCCGAGGGCAGCCGCGTCACCATCCGCTTCTACGGCGAGGTCGGCGCGCTCAGCCTGTCGGAGACCGTGTCGGGCCGAACCGAGAACGTGGGCGCCGCGACCGATCCCGAACAGAGCTTCACTCTCGCTCAGAATGGTGAACTTCGGGTTAACGGCCCGGGTGAAGCCGCATGGGACGTGACGGTCGTGCCCGACCGCGCCCCCGAGATCGCCTTCTCCGAGGAGGGTGAGACCACCTCCTTCGACGGGCAGATGAGCCAGCCCTTCGAGGTGCGCGACGATTACGGCGTGACCGGCGGGCAGGCGGTGATCGCGCTTGATCTCGACGCGGTGGATCGGAGTTACGGTCTCTCGGCCGATCCCGAGCCGCGCGAGCCCATCGTGCTGGACCTGCCGTTGCCGATCACCGGCGACCGCGCGGAGTTTGCCGAGACGCTTGTCGATAACCTTTCGGAACATCCGTGGGCGCATCTGCCCGTGACCGTGACGCTCGAGGCGGAGGACGCCGTGGGGCAGACCGGCGAGAGCGCCGCGAGGGAGATCCGCCTGCCCGCGCGGCAATTCTTCGATCCCCTGGCCTCGGCCATCATCGAGATGCGGCGCGACCTGCTCTGGACGCGCGACAACGCGACGAGGGTGGCGCAGATCCTGAGGGCCATCTCGTATCGGCCCGATGACACCACGTTCCGGCCCCGCAACACCTATCTGCGGCTTCGGTTCATCCTGCGGCGGCTCGAGACCTCGCTCGAGAACGATGCGCTGACGCCCGAGATTCGCGATGAACTGGCGCAGGCGATGTGGGACCTGGCCGTGCTGATCGAGGATGGCGATATCGGTGACGCGCTCGAGCGGATGCGGCAGGCGCAGGAGCGCCTGAGCGAGGCGATGCGCAAGGGCGCGACCGATGAGGAGGTCGCGCGCCTCATGCAGGAATTGCGCGAGGCGACCGAGGATTACCTGCGCCAGAAGATGCAGCAGGCGCAGCGCGAGAACGGCGCCGATCAGCCGCAGCAGAATGGCGAGCGGATGGAGCTGAGCCAGCAGGATCTTCAGGACATGATGGACCGCATCCAGGAGCTGATGGAGCAGGGCCGGATGGCCGAGGCGCAACGCGCGCTCGAGGAGTTCCAGCAGCTCATGGAGAACCTCCAGGTGACGCAGGGCCAGCAGGGCGAAGGCGGCTCGGAGGGTGAGCAGGCGATGGAAGGGCTGGCCGACACGCTGCGCGAGCAGCAGGGTCTTTCGGACCAGGCATTCCGCGATCTCCAGGAGCAGTTCAACCCCGGTGCGAATGCCGGCCAATCGCGCCAGAACGAAGGGTCGAGCGGTGGCGAGGGCCGTGGCGAGAGCCACGAGGGGCAGGGCGGACGCGGTGGCGGAAGCGGCGTCGAACAGGGTGACGGGAGCCGCCCGCAAGCCGGGGAGGGACAGGGCGACGGCACGCTGGCAGAACGCCAGGAGGCGCTTCGCCGCGAACTCGAACGGCAGCGTGGCAACCTTCCGGGTGTCGGAGGCGAGGCCGGAGAGGCCGCGAGGGATGCGCTCGACCGGGCCGGCGAGGCGATGAGGGGCGCGGAAGACGCCTTGCGCAACAACGACTTGTCGGAGGCGATAGACCAGCAGTCGCAGGCCATGGACGCGCTGCGCGAGGGGATGCGCAACCTGGGCGAGGCGCTGGCCGAGAACCGCAGCCAGACGCCCGGAGGACAGGGCCAGGCACAGGGCCGCGAGGGCGGTCAGCAGTCAGATCCGCTGGGCCGGTCGCCGGGACAGGGACGGCACGCGGGCACGCAGGAAAACCTGCTTCAGGGGGAGGACGTCTATCGCCGGGCGCGGGAGCTTCTGGACGAGATCCGCCGCCGTTCGGGCGAGGGAGAGCGGCCGGAGGTGGAGCGGGATTACCTGCGGCGCCTGCTCGACCGGTTCTGA
- a CDS encoding YrhK family protein, with the protein MLFHLSNRTRSEKSQRLYAAFEIADTVIAFLAAISFLVGSILFLWQDYETPAIWLFIVGSAFFCLKPTVRLVREIRLASMGDEEDLAKRYES; encoded by the coding sequence ATGCTTTTCCATCTCTCCAACCGCACCCGGTCCGAGAAATCCCAACGCCTCTATGCCGCGTTCGAGATCGCCGACACGGTCATCGCCTTCCTCGCGGCGATCAGCTTTCTCGTGGGCTCGATCCTGTTCCTCTGGCAGGATTACGAAACGCCCGCGATCTGGCTCTTCATCGTGGGCTCCGCCTTCTTCTGCCTGAAGCCGACCGTTCGGCTCGTCCGCGAAATCCGCCTCGCGTCGATGGGCGACGAAGAGGACCTGGCCAAGCGCTACGAGTCGTGA
- the pheS gene encoding phenylalanine--tRNA ligase subunit alpha, whose protein sequence is MDDLRDKYLARIADASDEATLEALRVEAVGKKGEVSLAMRELGRMTPEERQVAGPKLNALKDEINSALVAKRQALADAALDERLRAEWLDVTLPSRPRRTGTIHPISQVTEEVTAIFADMGFSVAEGPQIESDWYNFDALNIPGHHPARAEMDTFYIHRAEGDDRPPHVLRTHTSPVQIRAMQDHGAPIRVIAPGRVYRADYDQTHTPMFHQIEGLAIDRDISMANLKWVLEEFVKAFFEVDDVELRFRASHFPFTEPSAEVDIRCSWEGGTLKVGEGDDWLEILGSGMVHPHVLRSGNVDPDEWQGFAFGMGIDRIAMLKYGIPDLRAFFDSDLRWLRHYGFSALDVPTLHGGLSR, encoded by the coding sequence ATGGACGACCTTCGCGACAAGTATCTCGCCCGCATCGCCGACGCCTCGGACGAGGCGACGCTCGAGGCGCTGCGCGTCGAGGCCGTGGGCAAGAAGGGCGAAGTGAGCCTCGCCATGCGCGAGCTGGGCCGCATGACCCCCGAGGAGCGGCAGGTCGCGGGACCGAAGCTCAACGCGCTCAAGGACGAGATCAATTCTGCGCTGGTGGCGAAACGCCAGGCGCTCGCCGATGCCGCGCTCGACGAGCGGCTGCGCGCCGAATGGCTCGACGTGACACTGCCCTCGCGGCCCCGCCGCACCGGCACGATCCATCCCATCAGCCAGGTCACCGAAGAGGTCACGGCGATCTTCGCCGACATGGGCTTCTCGGTCGCCGAAGGCCCGCAGATCGAAAGCGACTGGTACAATTTCGACGCGCTCAACATTCCCGGCCACCACCCGGCGCGGGCCGAGATGGACACGTTCTACATCCACCGCGCCGAGGGCGACGACCGTCCGCCGCACGTTCTGCGCACCCACACCTCACCCGTTCAGATCCGCGCGATGCAGGATCACGGCGCCCCCATCCGCGTGATCGCGCCGGGCCGCGTCTATCGCGCCGATTACGACCAGACGCACACGCCCATGTTCCACCAGATCGAGGGGCTCGCCATCGACCGCGACATCTCGATGGCCAACCTGAAATGGGTGCTCGAGGAATTCGTCAAGGCGTTCTTCGAGGTCGATGACGTCGAACTGCGCTTCCGCGCGTCGCACTTTCCCTTCACCGAACCCTCGGCCGAGGTCGACATCCGCTGCTCGTGGGAGGGCGGCACGCTCAAGGTGGGCGAAGGCGACGACTGGCTGGAAATTCTCGGGAGCGGCATGGTCCATCCCCACGTGCTCCGCTCGGGCAATGTCGACCCCGACGAATGGCAGGGTTTCGCCTTCGGCATGGGGATCGACCGCATCGCGATGCTGAAATACGGCATCCCCGACCTGCGCGCCTTCTTCGACAGCGATCTGCGCTGGCTGCGTCACTACGGGTTCTCGGCCCTCGACGTGCCGACCCTGCATGGCGGCCTCTCCCGCTGA
- the lipB gene encoding lipoyl(octanoyl) transferase LipB has translation MPEWITTPGLTGYDEATAFMEARAEAIARGEARECIWLVEHPPLYTAGTSAKPADLTDPDRFPVHVTKRGGQYTYHGPGQRVVYVMLDVAQRGRDVRHFVEQLEHWVIATLDRFNVTGEIRCGRVGVWVTRPEKPPLPDGTPREDKIAAIGIRLRKWVSFHGISINVEPDLDHFSGIVPCGITGHGVTSLVDLGLPVTMEDVDMALRQTFGQVFD, from the coding sequence ATGCCCGAATGGATCACCACCCCCGGCCTGACCGGCTATGACGAGGCGACGGCCTTCATGGAGGCCCGCGCCGAGGCGATCGCGCGGGGCGAGGCGCGCGAATGCATCTGGCTCGTCGAACATCCGCCGCTCTACACCGCAGGCACCTCGGCCAAGCCGGCCGACCTGACCGATCCCGACCGCTTCCCGGTCCACGTCACCAAGCGGGGCGGCCAATACACCTATCACGGCCCCGGTCAGCGCGTGGTCTACGTGATGCTCGACGTGGCTCAGCGCGGGCGCGACGTGCGCCATTTCGTCGAGCAGCTCGAGCACTGGGTCATCGCCACGCTCGACCGCTTCAACGTCACCGGCGAAATCCGCTGCGGGCGCGTCGGCGTCTGGGTCACGCGCCCCGAGAAGCCGCCCCTTCCCGACGGCACCCCGCGCGAGGACAAGATCGCGGCCATCGGCATCCGCCTGCGCAAATGGGTGAGCTTCCACGGCATCTCGATCAACGTGGAGCCCGATCTCGACCACTTCAGCGGCATCGTGCCCTGCGGCATCACCGGCCACGGCGTCACGAGCCTCGTCGATCTCGGCCTGCCCGTCACGATGGAGGACGTCGACATGGCCCTGCGCCAGACCTTCGGCCAGGTCTTCGACTGA
- a CDS encoding SDR family oxidoreductase produces the protein MGNSDLDKLETKDRQPGLEHRMEPEPDYMPRYPGSGRLKGRTAIVTGGDSGIGRATAILFAREGANVAVVYLDEDQDAEHTREKIEAEGAKALLLRGDVGEKAFCAEVVEKTRAEFGGLDVVVANAGEQHARKDVTEISEEQLFCTFRTNLGGQFFLIQEALPHLSRGASIICTTSVTAYRGQDLLVDYASSKGAILSMVRALSSKLAPEGIRVNGVAPGPIWTPLIPASFPPDKVEDFGKSSPLGRPGQPNEVAPAYLFLACEDGSYFTGQVLHPNGGDLVGG, from the coding sequence ATGGGCAACAGCGATCTGGACAAGCTCGAAACAAAGGACCGGCAACCGGGGCTGGAACACCGGATGGAGCCCGAGCCGGACTACATGCCGCGCTACCCGGGGTCCGGGCGGCTGAAAGGTCGGACGGCGATCGTCACGGGTGGTGATTCGGGGATCGGGCGGGCGACCGCGATCCTCTTCGCGCGGGAAGGGGCGAACGTGGCGGTCGTCTATCTCGACGAGGACCAGGATGCGGAGCACACGCGCGAGAAGATCGAGGCGGAGGGTGCGAAGGCGCTTCTGCTGAGGGGCGACGTGGGCGAGAAGGCCTTTTGCGCCGAGGTCGTGGAGAAGACCCGTGCCGAGTTCGGCGGGCTTGACGTCGTGGTCGCGAACGCGGGCGAGCAGCACGCGCGCAAGGACGTGACCGAGATCTCCGAAGAGCAGCTTTTCTGCACGTTCCGCACGAATCTCGGGGGGCAGTTCTTCCTGATCCAGGAGGCGTTGCCGCATCTGTCGCGCGGTGCGTCGATCATCTGCACCACCTCCGTCACGGCATATCGGGGGCAGGATCTGCTGGTCGATTACGCGTCGAGCAAGGGGGCGATCCTGTCGATGGTGCGAGCATTGTCGTCGAAGCTCGCCCCGGAGGGTATCCGGGTCAACGGCGTGGCGCCGGGGCCGATCTGGACGCCGCTCATTCCGGCGTCGTTTCCGCCCGACAAGGTGGAGGATTTCGGCAAGTCGTCGCCGCTGGGCCGGCCCGGCCAGCCGAACGAGGTGGCGCCGGCGTATCTTTTCCTCGCCTGCGAGGATGGCTCATATTTCACTGGGCAGGTGCTTCATCCGAACGGGGGCGACCTGGTCGGTGGATAG
- a CDS encoding heme biosynthesis protein HemY gives MIWSVLKIVVFLALIVAASFGAMYLLNLEGGVRIVMAGYEVNLTPLKAVVALLLLIVALWVLLKLASLLIAILHFINGDETAISRWFDRNRQEKGYRALTEGMMALASGEGKVAMARAQKAEKYLRKPELTTLITAQAAEMTGDRATAEASYKRLLANDKTRFVGVRGLLHQKLAEGDTDTALKLAEKAFGMKPAHEEVQDTLLRLQTREGNWHEARATLGAKLKHGTLPRDVHRRRDAVLALAEARDIAEEGKTIEAREAAIEANRLSPHLVPAAVMAARAYIDQGKKRYAARVITKAWEAQPHPDLAATFAAIEPDETPDARLKRFVKLFRLTPDNREAKLVEAELRIAAEDFPAARRALGDLAESEADARALTIMAAIERGEGASDAVVKGWLARALSAPRGPKWICDNCQHIHADWAPACENCASVDTLSWKTPPASEVSMATGVEMLPLIVGSLEDKRAEDRGEDAPAAGPDIEDAEIVTDDATDDAAPRDGDTATRQGA, from the coding sequence ATGATCTGGTCCGTGCTCAAGATCGTCGTTTTCCTGGCCCTCATCGTGGCGGCCAGTTTCGGCGCGATGTATCTTCTCAACCTCGAGGGCGGCGTTCGCATCGTCATGGCGGGCTACGAGGTGAACCTCACGCCGCTCAAGGCCGTGGTCGCGCTCCTCCTGCTGATCGTGGCGCTCTGGGTGCTGCTCAAGCTCGCGTCGCTGCTCATCGCGATCCTGCATTTCATCAACGGCGACGAAACCGCGATCTCGCGCTGGTTCGACCGCAACCGCCAGGAAAAGGGCTATCGCGCGCTGACCGAGGGGATGATGGCGCTCGCGTCGGGCGAGGGGAAGGTGGCCATGGCCCGCGCGCAGAAGGCCGAGAAGTATCTCCGCAAGCCCGAGCTCACCACGCTCATCACCGCGCAGGCCGCCGAGATGACAGGCGACCGCGCCACCGCCGAGGCGAGCTACAAGCGCCTTCTCGCCAATGACAAGACACGTTTCGTGGGCGTCCGCGGCCTCCTGCACCAGAAACTTGCCGAGGGCGACACCGATACCGCGCTCAAGCTCGCCGAGAAGGCGTTCGGCATGAAGCCCGCGCACGAGGAAGTGCAGGACACGCTCCTGCGGCTCCAGACGCGCGAAGGCAACTGGCACGAGGCGCGCGCGACCCTGGGCGCCAAGCTCAAGCACGGCACCCTGCCCCGCGACGTGCACCGCCGCCGCGACGCGGTGCTGGCCCTTGCCGAGGCGCGCGACATCGCCGAGGAAGGCAAGACCATCGAGGCCCGCGAGGCCGCGATCGAGGCCAACCGCCTCTCGCCCCACCTGGTGCCCGCCGCCGTCATGGCCGCGCGCGCCTATATCGACCAGGGCAAGAAACGCTATGCCGCGCGCGTGATCACCAAGGCCTGGGAGGCACAGCCCCATCCCGACCTCGCCGCGACCTTCGCCGCCATCGAACCCGACGAGACGCCCGACGCCCGTCTCAAGCGCTTCGTCAAGCTCTTCCGCCTGACCCCCGACAACCGCGAGGCCAAGCTCGTCGAGGCCGAGCTGCGCATCGCCGCCGAGGATTTCCCCGCGGCCCGCCGCGCCCTGGGTGATCTCGCCGAGAGCGAGGCCGACGCCCGCGCGCTCACCATCATGGCCGCCATCGAGCGCGGCGAAGGCGCGAGCGACGCGGTGGTCAAGGGCTGGCTTGCCCGCGCCCTCTCGGCCCCGCGCGGACCCAAATGGATCTGTGACAACTGCCAGCACATCCATGCCGACTGGGCCCCGGCCTGCGAAAACTGCGCGTCGGTCGACACGCTTTCGTGGAAGACCCCGCCTGCCTCCGAGGTCTCCATGGCCACCGGGGTCGAGATGCTGCCCCTCATCGTCGGCTCGCTCGAGGACAAGCGCGCCGAGGATCGGGGCGAGGATGCGCCCGCCGCCGGCCCCGACATCGAGGACGCCGAGATCGTCACCGATGACGCCACGGACGATGCGGCGCCCCGTGACGGCGACACCGCCACCAGACAGGGCGCGTGA